In Xiphophorus couchianus chromosome 8, X_couchianus-1.0, whole genome shotgun sequence, the following proteins share a genomic window:
- the LOC114150115 gene encoding growth arrest-specific protein 1-like, with translation MERVLLLICCELIIAIGTCGGSPNHNHRPVCWKAILGCQGEAECRYAYGQYLHACASVISGVRRKCPSHCISSLIQLNLTRHGPDLEDCDCAADPVCRSTQRAIDPCMPRTSAMGCTEARLQCEADPACSSAMADYLLHCRKLFGGQRCSESCRKMIAKMRSMPRAQQLDACVCDGTDRNICEYIKERMKTLCSESGDRFAGSGFGDSEEDTEEDDIYQDYYVENSGSSPTYQTHLKTLTFMVAVAGFIWKDCYLLQFFFF, from the coding sequence ATGGAGCGGGTTCTACTTCTGATATGCTGCGAGTTGATCATAGCCATCGGTACCTGTGGCGGATCTCCGAACCATAACCATCGCCCCGTGTGCTGGAAAGCCATCCTCGGATGTCAGGGAGAAGCCGAGTGCCGTTACGCGTACGGCCAGTACCTCCACGCCTGCGCGTCCGTTATCAGCGGCGTGCGCAGGAAGTGTCCCAGCCACTGCATCTCATCTCTCATCCAGCTCAACCTGACCCGGCACGGCCCGGATCTGGAGGACTGCGACTGCGCCGCGGACCCGGTGTGCCGGAGCACCCAGCGAGCCATCGACCCGTGCATGCCGCGGACCAGCGCCATGGGCTGCACCGAGGCACGGCTGCAGTGCGAGGCGGACCCGGCGTGCAGCTCGGCGATGGCGGATTACCTGCTCCACTGCCGGAAGCTTTTCGGGGGCCAGAGGTGCTCGGAGAGCTGCCGCAAAATGATCGCCAAAATGCGCTCCATGCCGAGGGCGCAGCAGCTCGACGCCTGCGTCTGCGACGGCACCGACAGGAACATCTGCGAGTACATCAAGGAGAGGATGAAGACTCTGTGCTCGGAGTCCGGCGACAGGTTCGCGGGCAGCGGATTCGGGGACTCTGAGGAGGACACGGAGGAAGATGATATTTACCAGGATTATTATGTGGAGAACTCCGGCAGCTCTCCAACTTATCAAACACATCTGAAAACTTTGACCTTCATGGTGGCTGTCGCAGGATTCATCTGGAAGGACTGTTAtctgttacagtttttctttttttaa